The following are from one region of the Magnetococcales bacterium genome:
- the rlmN gene encoding 23S rRNA (adenine(2503)-C(2))-methyltransferase RlmN, with product MSEPVRLTGLSRAELSELVSGWGEKPYRVRQLWSWLYVRLASEWDAMTDLSKDFRSHLAASCGPLRPRPVEHQVARDGTEKWLLELADGQVIETVFIPEEGRGTLCISSQAGCTLNCPFCHTGAQGFARNLTTSEIVEQVLLCRQELATRDQRLTNIVLMGMGEPLYNYDAVAKALRILMDDSGVAIGTRKITLSTAGVAPRLHDVGHDLGVNLAISLHAVRDALRDELVPLNRKYDLAALRRALQDYPLKGSRRITWEYVLLADVNDSPEDAREMARYLRGIPSKINLIPFNPWQGSPYLPATPAAISRFQDILHAAGYVTVIRESRGADIAAACGQLKGRLPGVHARRTVAAFRT from the coding sequence CTGACCGGCTTGTCCCGTGCGGAGCTGTCCGAACTCGTCTCAGGATGGGGAGAGAAACCCTACCGGGTTCGGCAGCTCTGGTCCTGGCTCTACGTCCGTTTGGCCTCCGAATGGGATGCCATGACCGATCTGTCCAAGGATTTTCGTTCGCACCTGGCGGCAAGCTGCGGACCCCTCCGGCCCCGGCCCGTGGAACATCAGGTCGCCCGCGACGGGACCGAAAAATGGCTCCTGGAGCTTGCCGACGGCCAGGTTATCGAAACGGTCTTCATTCCTGAAGAGGGACGGGGAACCTTGTGCATCTCTTCACAGGCCGGATGCACCCTGAATTGCCCTTTTTGTCACACCGGCGCCCAGGGGTTTGCCCGCAATCTGACAACGTCGGAAATAGTCGAGCAGGTTTTGTTGTGTCGCCAGGAGTTGGCCACCCGCGACCAACGGTTGACCAATATTGTTCTCATGGGCATGGGCGAGCCCCTTTACAACTACGACGCCGTGGCCAAGGCGCTCCGCATCCTCATGGATGACTCCGGCGTGGCCATTGGTACCCGAAAAATCACCCTCTCCACCGCCGGAGTGGCGCCCCGGCTGCATGATGTGGGCCATGATCTGGGGGTCAATCTGGCCATCTCCCTCCACGCCGTGCGCGATGCGTTGCGTGATGAACTGGTGCCTCTCAATCGTAAATATGATTTGGCCGCCCTGCGCCGGGCCCTCCAGGATTATCCCCTGAAGGGGAGCCGGCGCATCACCTGGGAGTACGTGCTGCTGGCCGATGTCAATGACTCCCCCGAAGATGCCCGGGAGATGGCCCGCTATCTGCGCGGGATCCCCTCCAAAATCAACTTGATCCCCTTCAACCCCTGGCAGGGTTCCCCCTATCTTCCCGCAACGCCGGCTGCCATCTCGCGCTTTCAGGACATTCTCCATGCGGCAGGTTATGTGACGGTGATCCGGGAAAGCCGAGGCGCGGATATTGCCGCCGCATGTGGCCAGCTCAAAGGGAGGCTTCCTGGAGTCCATGCCCGGCGAACCGTGGCGGCGTTTCGGACATGA
- a CDS encoding amino acid adenylation domain-containing protein, which produces MTSPVRRWLAPAAERHGARTAVVHGDDRATYAELWRDALELAHALLPHLDDDRRRPIAIASPKSIAAVTAILAVQLTGRIFVPIDVNSPPERQALMRRRLGEPHWLEPAADGGFLLDGALLPLDDDVAALDDGALAGLLVEWAPQPQPGDPLYILFTSGTTGIPRGVTIHHAAAINYIEWAVATFEIDCDEVIGNQSPMFFDHFIFDLFVTLATGCVLHLIPERCFRFPGELAAYLLERRITLTFFVPAVYRALEAFDLLDVEDDLPRKMLFAGEAMPLKTIRWLRRRRPRALLANLYGPAEATVDVTCWIFGDELATLTETPIGKPCADARILLVDDDRNLLTGAGKVGEIAIGGPGVGLGYWNDMQATRRVFVQNPEHDAYRETFYLTGDLGYRSEADGLLYLVGRKDRQFKHLGQRIEAGEIEHAVLEIPGTERCIIRYDDDRRRIVAFIARSEPLGAVAWRRRLGDRLPPYMIPGVTMEWTDFPKLPNGKTDHGRLWKAYQDAHQGETRLGADAEKGVAQ; this is translated from the coding sequence ATGACTTCTCCGGTGCGCAGATGGCTGGCTCCCGCCGCCGAGCGGCACGGGGCGCGCACCGCCGTTGTCCACGGCGATGACCGGGCGACCTACGCCGAGCTGTGGCGTGATGCCCTGGAGCTGGCCCACGCCCTGCTGCCACATCTGGACGACGACCGGCGCCGTCCAATCGCGATCGCCAGCCCCAAATCGATCGCGGCGGTGACGGCGATTCTGGCCGTGCAGTTGACCGGACGGATCTTCGTTCCGATCGACGTAAACTCCCCGCCGGAGCGGCAGGCCCTGATGCGGCGGCGGCTGGGAGAACCCCACTGGCTGGAACCTGCTGCCGACGGTGGATTTCTGCTCGACGGCGCCCTCCTGCCGCTCGATGACGACGTGGCGGCGCTCGACGACGGTGCCCTGGCCGGACTTCTGGTCGAATGGGCCCCGCAACCGCAGCCCGGGGATCCCCTCTACATTCTCTTCACCTCCGGCACCACCGGGATTCCCAGGGGGGTGACCATTCACCACGCCGCGGCGATCAACTACATCGAATGGGCGGTGGCGACCTTCGAGATCGACTGTGACGAGGTGATCGGCAACCAGTCCCCGATGTTTTTCGATCACTTCATCTTCGATCTCTTCGTTACCCTGGCGACCGGCTGTGTCCTGCATCTGATTCCGGAGCGCTGTTTTCGCTTTCCCGGGGAACTGGCCGCCTACCTGCTCGAACGGCGCATCACCCTGACCTTCTTCGTGCCAGCGGTCTACAGGGCGCTGGAGGCGTTCGACCTGCTCGACGTCGAGGACGACCTGCCCCGCAAGATGTTGTTCGCCGGCGAGGCGATGCCCTTGAAGACCATTCGGTGGCTGCGGCGCCGTCGGCCCAGGGCGCTGCTCGCCAATCTCTACGGACCGGCGGAAGCGACGGTGGATGTCACCTGCTGGATCTTCGGGGACGAGCTGGCGACATTGACGGAAACTCCCATCGGCAAGCCCTGCGCGGACGCACGGATTCTGTTGGTGGATGACGATCGGAATCTTCTGACCGGCGCCGGCAAGGTCGGCGAGATCGCCATAGGCGGCCCCGGGGTCGGCCTTGGCTATTGGAACGACATGCAGGCCACCCGACGGGTCTTCGTCCAAAACCCGGAGCATGATGCCTATCGGGAGACGTTCTATCTGACCGGGGATCTGGGATATCGGTCCGAGGCGGACGGGCTGCTCTATCTGGTGGGGCGCAAGGATCGCCAGTTCAAGCACCTCGGGCAGAGGATCGAGGCCGGCGAAATCGAACACGCAGTTCTGGAGATTCCCGGGACGGAGCGATGCATCATCCGCTACGATGACGACCGGCGCCGGATCGTGGCCTTCATTGCCCGTTCGGAGCCCCTCGGGGCTGTCGCATGGCGCCGTCGGCTCGGGGATCGCTTGCCGCCCTACATGATTCCTGGCGTCACCATGGAGTGGACCGACTTTCCAAAGTTGCCGAACGGAAAGACCGACCATGGTCGCCTCTGGAAGGCGTATCAGGACGCGCACCAAGGCGAAACCCGCCTCGGCGCCGATGCGGAAAAGGGGGTCGCACAGTGA